The segment CCCTCGGAGACGACGCGGCGGATCGGCAGATGATACTTGGTAGCGAATTCGAAGTCGCGCTGGTCATGCGCCGGCACGCCGAACACGGCGCCGGTGCCATAGTCCATCAGCACGAAGTTCGCGATGTACACCGGCACCTGCCAGTTCGCGTCGAACGGATGCTGCGCGGTGAGCCCGGTGTTCCAGCCGAGCTTTTCCTGCGTCTCCAGTTCGGCGGCCGTGGTGCCGCCCTGCTTGCAGCGCTCGATGAAGGCCTGCACCTCGGGGTTGCCCGCGGCAAGCTGCTGCGCGATTGGATGATCCGCCGCGATCGCGACGAAGCTCGCGCCGAAGATCGTGTCCGGCCGCGTGGTATAGACGGTCAGCCCTTCGCCGTTGGACAGCGACCAGGTGAACTGCAGGCCTTCCGATTTGCCGATCCAGTTTTCCTGCATCAGCTTCACCTTGTCCGGCCAATGCTCGAGGCCCTTCAGCCCTTCGAGCAGGTCGTCGGCGAAATCGGTGATCTTGAGGAACCACTGGTTGAGCTTGCGCCGTTCGACCAGTGCGCCCGAGCGCCAGCCGCGCCCGTCGATCACCTGCTCGTTGGCGAGCACGGTCATGTCGACCGGGTCCCAGTTGACCGCGCTTTCCTTGCGATAGACCAGGCCGGCTTCGTACAGGTCGAGGAACAGCGCCTGTTCCTGGCCGTAATAATCGGGCTCGCAGGTGGCGATCTCGCGCGTCCAGTCCAGCGCGAAGCCGAGGCGCTTGAGCTGCGCCTTCATCGTCGCGATGTTCTGGCGGGTCCAGGCGCCGGGATGGACCTTCTTTTCCATCGCGGCATTTTCGGCCGGCATGCCGAAGGCGTCCCAGCCCATCGGATGGAGCACTTCCATGCCCTTCATCCGGCGGAAGCGCGCCAGCACGTCGCCCATCGTGTAGTTGCGTACATGGCCCATATGGATGCGCCCCGAGGGATAGGGGAACATCTCGAGCACGTAGGACTTCGGCTTGGGCGAATCGTCGCGGGCGGCGAAGGTGCGGTTTTCCTCCCACGCCTTCTGCCACGCCGCGTCCGCCTTCAAGGGATTGAAGCGAGACGCCATATTGGGCTTCCGATTAGTTGGTCGCGACGGCCGCGCGGCGCAGGTCGCGTGCACGGGTCAGGATGATGTCCTCGAGCTTCTGGACGGTGGCGGCCTGCACGGGGGCCGAGACCCAGGCGCCGTTGCGGTTGACTTCGCGCAGCGCCGCGACCCGCAGCGCATCGGCGCGCAGATCCTGGTCGAGCACGGTCACCGTCACCTTCATCCGCTCGGTGGGGACGTTGGGGTTCACATACCAGTCGGTGACGATCACGCCGCCGTTCGAGTCGGTCTGGAGCAGCGGCATGAAGCTCAGCGTGTCCAGCGTGGCGCGCCACAGATAGGCGTTGACGCCGATCGTCGTCACCTTCGATGCCGCCAGGTCCGCGTTCACGCCCTTCTTTTGGTGGCTGCAGGCGGAGGCGGAAACAGCGAGCGACCCCAGGATCGCAAAGCGCAACAGGCGGTTCATGGACGTCGTACTTCCTACCGGCAAGGGAATGAGTGCCTGCATCTATAGGGCGGGATGTGGCGGGAGCAAGGCCGACGCGCTGGTATCCGATTGGTCGCGGATGGTACGATTCTGTGGGTCTGGTGCAACACTCCGGGAAAATTGCTGCCGCCGATGGAACGTCGCTTTGATTCCATGGTAGGGGCTCCCATTAGAGAGGTATGCAAATGCGCTTGGTACGTTGGATGTCGGGACTTGGGCTGGGGGCGCTCTGCGCCGCCGGGCTCCTCGTCGCGCCCACGCTCCAGGCACAGGAACGAGACCGCGCATTGAAGGCGGCCGTTCGTCCCGCACCCCTAGCGCAGGTCGCCGGTGGGTTCACGCCGGCATCCGCCGATCCCAAGCTCGCCGCCATGCTGGCGCGCAGTGGAATGAACGGTGTGGGCTTCCGCTTCACGCCGGCAGAATCGCGTACCGGTTCGGCGCGCGGCGTCAATGTCGCGGTCCGCGCCAGCACGAATCGCGCGGTGGAACTGGCGAGCCGTACCGCCACCGCCAAGCCTGCCTCGGTCAGCCTCGCGCCGATCGCCTATAATCTGGGCGTCGCGGTGGGCTGGCGTCGCTTCGCCGTCTCCGGCGACGTGACCCATATCGATATGGCGAACACCCAGCCGGGCAGCCGCGACCGCTCCGAGGTGGCGCTCAGCTATGCCGGCAAGCGCCTGAGCGGCCGTATCGCCGCTAGCGAGGATCGCCCGTTGGCGGGCACCCCGGTGCTGATCGGCGACAAGCCCAGCTATTCGTTCGATCTCGGCGGCTCCTACGCCGTGTCGCGTCGCCTCGATGTGACCGCGGGCGTGCGCTACAAGAGCGAGCGCGATCGCCTGACGCAGTTCAACGAAGACACGCGTCGCGACAGCCAGTCGATCTATATCGGCACCGCCTTCCACTTCTGATCCTTTGGGCTCGGCTAGCCGGCCCAGGCATCGATCGCCGCCCAGCCATGGATTCTCAGCGGCTTGAGTCGCTTGGCTTTGTCCGTGTCCATGCCGCCAAGCGCGATGACCGGCACGGGGAGTCCGCGGATCAGCAGCCCCAATCGGACGGGGCCAAGCACCGGCGCGCCGGGATGCGAGCGGGTGGGGAAGATGGGCGAGACCAGCAGCGCATCGGCGCCTGCGCGGATCGCCGCGACCGCCTCACGCCGCGAATGCACCGGCCAGGTGGTGAGACCGCGCCCTCGCTGGCCATGGGTGCCGCTTTCACCGCGCATCGGCTCGGCGCCCGCGCGCAGCAACACGAGCCCCCGCCGCCGTGCGACCTTGGCGACCCGGCCGAACAGTGCGCGACGCTCGGCTGCCGGCAGTTGGTAGTGGCGGAAGATCACCCCGCTGCCGCGCGGCAGCCGCGCCAGCGCGTCCCATAGCGCGTCGCCCAGGCGCGGGTCGGTCATCAGCCAGAGGCGTGGGATTGGGGGGTGGCGGGTCGGCATCGCCATGCCTATAGCCCGCCCCATGCTTCAAGACGATGCCAGCCAGCGGCTCGCCGCGGTGCAGACCGCGATCGCCCGCGCCGCCAAGATCGCCGGCCGCAAGCCCGCCGACATCACCCTGATCGCGGTTTCCAAGACGCACGACGCTGCGACGATCCAGCCGCTGATCGACGCCGGCCAGCGGGTGTTCGGCGAGAACCGCGTCCAGGAAGCCCAGGGCAAATGGCCGCAGCTGCGCGAGGCGACGCCGGGCGTCGAGCTCCACCTCGTCGGCCAGCTCCAGTCGAACAAGGCCGACGAAGCGGTCGCGCTGTTCGATGCCATCCACGGCGTCGATCGCCCCTCGCTTGTCACCGCGCTCGCCAAGGCGATGGACAAGGCCGATCGCCGCCCGGCCTGCTTCCTCCAGGTCAATATCGGCGACGAGCCGCAAAAGGGCGGCTGCCCTGTGGCCGAGCTGCCGGCGCTGCTCGCCGAGGCGCGCGCGGCGAACCTGCCGATCGCCGGCCTGATGTGCGTGCCGCCCGCCGGGCTGGAGGCCGCGCCCTATTTCGCGCTGCTCGCCAAGCTGGCGCGCGACCAGGGACTGGCCGGGCTCAGCATGGGCATGTCGAGCGACTATGAGACCGCGGTGACTCTCGGCGCCACCCATATCCGCGTCGGCACGGCGCTGTTCGGAGACCGCGCATGAACGAGCAGACGCGCCTGTCCACCACGATCCCGGTGCGTTTCGCCGGCATCATTTTCGACTTCGACGGCGTGCTGCTGGAGAGCGAATATGCCGGCAACAAGCAGATCGCCGACTATCTGACGAGCATCGGCCATCCGACCACGCCCGAACATTCGATGGCGAACTTCATGGGGCTGGCGGGGCATGATTTCCTCGCCGCGATCGAGAAGTGGATCGGCCGCCCGGTGCCGGAGGGCTTTCACGAAGCCCGTGCGGAGGAAGATGCGCGTGCGCTTTCGGAGGGGCTGCCGGCGGTGGCGGGCGCGCTCCGTTTCCTGGAGAGCCTACCCGCCGACCTGCCCAAGGCGATTGCCTCGTCGAGCCCGACGCACTGGCTCGACACCCATCTCCGCCATCTGGGGGTACGCGACCTGTTCGGCGACAAGCTGTTCAGCGGCCGCGAGCATGTCGCCAACGGCAAGCCGGCACCCGATCTCTACCTTCACGCCGCTGCCGCACTGGGCGTGCCGATCGCGGAGTGCGTGATCCTGGAGGATTCGCCGGTGGGGGTGAAGGGCGCGGTCGCCTCGGGCGCGACGGTGATCGGGCTGTGTGCGGGCTCGCACTGCGCGGCCGATCACGGCGCGCGGCTCAAGGCGCTGGGCGTGCAGCATATCGCGCAGGATTTCGACGAGGTCGCCCGGCTGATTGGCTGAGGGCCTTGCCGTGCTCCTGCGAAAGCAGGAGCCTAGGGTACCGAAGGTCCGTACAACCCTGGGCTCCTGCTTTCGCAGGAGCGCGGGAGTTTCAAAATTCGTGTCCCGTACGATCCCGCTTCGTCGCCAGATACCGCGCATTGTGCGGGTTCGCCGGCAACACGTGCGGCACGCGTTCCAGCACGTCGACGCCGGCGGCGCGCAGCGTCTCCACCTTTTGCGGGTTGTTGGTCAGCAGCCGGATGCGCGACTGGCCTAGCAGGCTCAGCATCCGCGCCGCCACCCGGAAGTTGCGCGCGTCGATCGCGAAGCCGAGCCGGGTGTTGGCGTCGACCGTGTCGAAGCCCTGGTCCTGCAGCGCATAGGCGCGCAGCTTGTTGATCAGGCCGATGCCGCGGCCTTCCTGGCGCAGATAGAGCAGGATGCCCCAGCCGCTCTTGGAAATCTCCGCGATCGCCGCCTTGAGCTGCGGCCCGCAATCGCATTTCAGGCTGCCGAGCATGTCGCCGGTCAGGCATTCGCTGTGGAGGCGCACCAGCGGGGTTTCGCCGTTCGGCTGGCCGATCAGCAGCGCGATATGCTCGCCGGGCATCTCGTCGGTGCGGAAGGCGACGATCTCGGCGTCCTCGGCCGCTTCCACCGGCAGCCGCGCGCGGCCGACGATGCGCAGGCGATCGGCATCCTCATGCGCGTCGATATCGGCGAGGGTGATCGCGTCCTCGGCATCGCCTTCGGTCACGAAGAAGGCGGGGAGCAGCCCGGCGATTCGCGCCAGCCGCAGCGCCGCCGCTGCGGAATCGGGCTGCACCACCGGAATCGCACGGAACGGGCCTTTCAGCGGCGTCGCGAGATCGAACTGCGGATCGGCCAGTGCTGTCGCTGCGTCGAAATCGAGCCAGTCTACGCGATCGACCAGCACCGGCGCGTCGGGCGTCGCGGCATCGCGCTGGTTGGCGAGCTTGAGCGTCGCCGCACGGCCGGCCGAGAGCAGCACAGGCGCGGTGCCTGCGGGATCGAACGCTGCCAGCCGCGCGCCGTCGCCGGTTTCGATTGCCAGCAGCTTGAGCGTGCCTTCCGTCCCCCGGATGGCGATCGGCCAGCCGCGACGCAGCGCGTCCACGGCTTCGGCGGCGGCGCGGGCACTCGTCAAAAGTCGAACTCCGTCACGATCGGCACATGGTCCGAGGGCTTGAGCCAGGAGCGGCACGGCTCGCATACCTTGTGCGCCGTCGCCTTCTCCGCAACCTCGGGGCTGGCCCACATATGGTCGAGCCGCCGCCCGCGATCGGAGGCGGCCCAGTCCTTGGCGCGGTAGCTCCACCAGGTGAAGCAGCGCTGCGGCGCGGGGATGAACTTGCGGCCGAGGTCCACCCAGCCATGCGCCGCCTGCAGCCGCCCCAGCGCCTCCACCTCGATCGGCGTGTGGCTGACGACGTCGAGCAGCTGCTTGTGGCTCCACACGTCCGATTCGAGGGGTGCGATGTTGAAGTCGCCGGTGAGGATCGTAGGCACGTCGAGTCGCTCCGACCATTCGGTCATCCGTTGGACGAAATCGAGCTTCTGGCCGAACTTGGGATTCACCCCCCGGTCGGGCACGTCGCCGCCGGCGGGGACATAGACATTCTCGAGTCGCACGCCGTTGGGGAGCCGCACGCCGACATGCCGGGCCTCTTGGTTGGCCTGCCAGTCGAGCCGGTCGTCCTCGACCAGCGGCATCTTGCTGACGATCGCGACGCCGTGGTGCATCCGCTGGCCGTGCTTGATGACATGGGTGTAGCCGAGGTCGTGGAACGGCGCCTCGGGAAAGTCGCCGTCGATCACCTTGGTCTCCTGGAGACACAGGATGTCGGGTGCTTCCTCGCGCAGAAACTGCTCGACGATGGCGATGCGGAAGCGGACGGAGTTGATGTTCCAGGAGGCGATCTTCACGCGCGCCGATGTAGCGATTCTTCGCGCCAGCGCCAGACCAGCCGGAAAAGGAAAGGCCCCCGCTCCGGGGGCAATGGAGCGAGGGCCGACCTAGCGTTCGTCACGCAGGCGGGAAGGGGATACAGGCCCGGGCAACAGGGGGAAAAATCCCGGGCAAAAACCCCATCCGCACTACGCTCTTAGACCGGCGAACCTGTCGCTTGGATGAACGATTGCACAGAAAGCGAAATTAGTGGGTGCGGCCCTGCGGCCGCGGATCGGTCCAGCGGAAGCTCGAATCGGCGACCGCGGCGTTGAAGCGCTGGTTGCTCAGCCGGATCGTGGTGCGGTTGTTCTGTGCATCGAGCGCGACCCAGCCCTGGAGCTTGAGGCCGGCGGGCGCCGCGGCATCCTTCTGGAAAACGAGCGTGATTCGGCCATATTCGGGATGTTTGTTGTCGTGCACGTCGACCGAGACGACGCGCGGATCGGCGGTGGGCTTCACCGTCGCATAGCCGCTGATGTCGCGATTCGGATCGAGCAGCACGCGGAGCGGCGAATTGCCGATCGGCCAGCGCTGCACCTGCCGCACCTGATAATCGATGAAATAGAGGCTGCTGCCATCGGCGACGATCAGCTGCGGCACGCCCTTCTCGTACTGGAAGCGGATCTTGCCCGGGCGCTTGAGCGTCATCGTGCCGGCGACGACGCGGCCGTTGCGGTCTTCCTGGGTGAAGTCCGCGGTCATGCTGGTGACCGCCTTGAGATGCTGCTGGACCTGGTCGAGCTCGGGCGCCGGCGCGGCTGCGACGAGCAGCGGGGCGGCGAGGAGCGACAGGGCCAAGGGACGGGAAAACACGAGGAACGTCTCCGAATTGCTGGTCGCCCGGGTAGCAGGCGGGGCTTGAACGGGCTGTGAACCCGCACCCCACCCGATTCGATCCCGTTACGGATCGCCTTAGAGCGGCCGTCCGTCGGTATCCATCAGCACCTCGCGACGTCCGACATGGTCGGGCTTGGAGACGAGATTCTCGCGCTCCATCCGCTCGATCAGCCGCGCGGCGGAGTTGTAGCCGACGCGCAGCTGGCGCTGCAGCCACGAGGTCGAGGCCTTCTGGCTCTCGGCCACCAGCTGCACCGCGCGGCGATAGGTCTGCTCCTCGGGGCTGTCCTCGCCGTCGGGCGCGCCTTCCAGCGTGAAGCCCCCGTCCTCGGGCTCCTCGGTGACCGCCGAGATGTAATCCGGTGCGCCCTGTGCGCGCCAGAAGTCGGTGACCGCCTGGACCTCGTCGTCGCTGACGAAGGGCCCGTGGACGCGGGTGATGCCCTTGCCGCCGGACATGTAGAGCATGTCGCCCTTGCCCAGCAGCTGCTCGGCCCCCTGTTCGCCGAGGATGGTGCGCGAATCGATCTTCGAGGTGACGTGGAAGCTGATTCGGGTCGGCAGGTTCGCCTTGATCACGCCGGTGATGACGTCGACCGAGGGGCGCTGCGTGGCCATGATCAGGTGGATACCCGCCGCGCGCGCCTTCTGGGCGAGCCGCTGGATCAGAAATTCGACTTCCTTGCCCGCGGTCATCATCAGGTCGGCCAGCTCGTCGACGATGACGACGATCAGCGGCAGTACCTGCAGGTCGAGCGTCTCTTCCTCGTAGATCGGCTTGCCGGTTTCGGGATCGTAGCCCACCTGCACCTTGCGGCCGAGGGTCTGGCCCTTGGCCTTCGCCGTCCGCACCTTGTCGTTGTAGCTGGCCAGGCTGCGGACGTTGACCGAGGCCATCATCCGGTAGCGATCCTCCATCTGCTCGACCGCCCATTTGAGCGCGCGCACCGCCTTGGGCGGATCGGTCACCACGTCGGCGAGCAGGTGGGGGATGTCCTTGTACATGCTGAGTTCCAGCATCTTCGGATCGATCATGATCAGCCGGCACTGCTCGGGCGTCAGCCGATAGAGCAGCGACAGGATCATGCAGTTGAGCCCCACCGACTTGCCCGAGCCGGTGGTACCCGCGACGAGCAGATGCGGCATGGGCGCGAGGTCGGCGATCACCGGCTCGCCCGCGATGTTCTTGCCGAGCACCACCGGCAGGGTGGCGCCCTGTTCCTCGAACTGCTGGCTGCCGATCAGCTCGTGCAGGCTCACGCCTTCGCGCGTCGCATTGGGCAGCTCGATGCCCATCACGGTGCGGCCGGGGATGGTGGCGACGCGCGCCGAGATCGCGCTCATGTTGCGGGCGATGTCGTCGGCCAGCTGGATCACGCGGCTGGCCTTGATGCCGCTCGCCGGCTCCAGCTCGTACATGGTGACTACGGGTCCGGGGCGGACCTCGACGATCTCGCCCTTCACATGGAAGTCTTCGAGCACGCTCTCGAGCAGCCGGGCGTTGCGCTCCAGCGCTGCCTTGTCGACCGTCGCGGTGCGATTGGCCGGGGGCGGGGTGAGCAGGTCGAGCGGGGGCAGCTGGTAGCTGTCCTTGAAGTCGAGCGCGGCCTGCACCGGCGGCTTGGTGCGGGCAGGGGCGGTGGAGATGGTGCGGTCGGCGATCACCGGGCCGGGGCGATTGTCCGGCACCACCACGCGGCGCGGTTCGGCGGCGCGGGGCGGATCGCGATCGAAGGGGAGGTCGTCATCGTCCTCGTCCGGCTCTGCGTCGAACGCCGCCACCGTCTGCGGCCGGGCCCGGAAGCCCGTGCCTTCGGGGGCCGTGACGATTCGCGCCTCGCCGGTGCTGCGGGTGAAGCGCGGCAGGCGGAACAGGCGCAAGGGCGAGGTGAACTCCAGCCGCATCCACCACAGCCACAGTCCGCCGAGCAGCAGCAACAGGCCGATGCCGCGCCCGACCCAGAAGGACACCGCGGGATCACCGGCCAGTCCGATCAGCCAGTCGATGCCGCCGGCGATCGACAGCCCGATCATTCCGCCCATACCGGCGGGCAGCCGCCAGTCGAGCGGCAGCGACCAGTCGAAATGGAGCAGCCCCAGCCCGACCGCGGCGAGCGCGGCGGCGACCGCTGCGCTGCCGATCATCCGGCGCGGGCGCTCGATCGGCCGATCGATCATCATCCGGTGGGCGGCGAGCAGGCCGACGGGGGCGAGCAGCAGCACCGGCAGGCCGACCAGCGTGTAGAGGATGTCGGCAACCCAGGCGCCGACCGGGCCGAGCCAGTTGCGCACCGGTCCGCCCGCGGCGGTGTTCAGCGCCGGATCGGAGGCATGGTAGCTCAGCAGCGCCAGCACGAGCGCGACCGTCAGCACGAACAGCGCCGTGCCCGCCAGGACGAACCCGCCGCGGCGGACACCCGCCTTCATCGTGTCGCGCCAATGCGGCGCCTCTGCGCGGGACGCCATCGCCCAGCCTCCGGATCTGTAAGGAAAAACGTGGCGGAATCATCGCGCCTGCGTACTCCGGCGTCAAGGCGCGGCGGTGTGGAGCGCGCATGCCATCGCATCCGAGACGCATCTCGTCGAACATTTTGCAGCGCAGCAAGTTCTTCCCTGCTATGCGCTTAGCGGACGGCGGATCGGAATCGATGCGCCAGTGGAACGTATCGCCGGTCGCTGCTTTTGGTGGAGACCGCGTAAGCAGTATCAGCAGCTCGGACGACGATGGTCGGCTCCTGGCACGATGCGGCAACCATCTTGGGGGATTCACACGTGGACACACGTTGGGCGATATTCGGCACCGGCGGGATTTCGGCGAAGTTCGTCTCGGGACTTCGCCATGCAAAAGGCGCGAAGCCGCAGCTGGTGGTGTCGCGCAGCGCGGAGTCGGGCCGGCGCTTTGCCGACGCGTTCGGGATTCCCGAGGTGGCCGAGGGCTATGACAGCGTCACCGCCGCCGCGCCCTTCGACGTCGCCTATATCGCCACGCCACCCTCCGAACATGCGCGCCACGCGATCGCCTGTATCGAGGCGGGCAAGGCAGTGCTGATCGAGAAGCCGTTCGCGTCGTCGGTGGCGGAAGCCCGGCGGATCGCCGATGCCGCCCGCGCGCAGGGCGTGTTCTGCATGGAAGCGATGTGGACACGGTTCAATCCCGCCGCCCGCCGCCTGCGCGACCTCGTCCGCGAGGGCGCGATCGGCGAGGCGCGGCAAGCGCACGGCGCCTTCTGCTTCACCAACGAGCCCGACGCCGCCAACACCAGCTTCGATCCGCAGCGCGGCGGCGGGGCGCTCGCACAGCTCGGCGTCTATCCGATCTCGCTGCTCCACTGGCTGTTCGGTGCGCCCGAAGGCGTGGCAGCGTTCGGACGGATCGGCGACACCGGCGTCGAGGAAGATGCGGCGATCAGCCTGCGCTTCGTCGGCGGGGTGGTGGCGACGGTCAACACCAGCCTGCGCGCGCTCGGCGACAACGGCCTGCGCATCGGCGGCACGCATGGCAGCGTCGCCTTCGAGGGCCCGATCTTCCGCCCGTACGGCGTGCGCCTCCAGCGGATGACCCCGCGCCGGAAGGGCGGCGACACCGGGCTCGGTCGCAAGGCGCTGCTCCGCGAACAGGGGCTGCCGCAGAAACTGTCGCAGCTCCACGGCCTGCTGACGCGCGGCGGCAAGGTCGAGCGGCAGCTGTTCGCCGGCAACGGCTATCACTATCAGGTCGAGGAAGTCGGCCGCTGCCTCGCCGCGGGGCTCCAGGAGAGCTCGGAGATGACGCTGGCGGACAGCATCGCGGTGATGGAAACCATGGACACAGTGCGCGAACGGATCGGGGGACAGGGCAAATGAAGATGCAGGGCGAAACCACGGGCAAGACCGGCGTGGCCATCATCGGCTGCGGCTATGTGTTCGATCATTACATGACGACGGCATGGGCGCACCCGGAGATCGACGTGCGCGGCGTGTACGACATCGATCTGGCGCGCTCGGCCAAGGTCTCCGACTATTACGGCTTCTCGGTCTATCCCGATCTCCAGGCGATCCTCGACGATCCCGCGGTGACATTGGTGCTCAACCTCACCAGCATCGAGGCGCATTTCGAGCTGACCCGCGCGCTGCTCGAAGCCGGCAAGCACGTCTATTCGGAAAAGCCGCTCACCACCGATCTGGAAGAGGCGCGCACGCTGTTCCGCATCGCCGAGGAGCGCGGGCTCGTCCTGTCGAGCGCGCCGTGCAACTTCCTCAGCGACAGCGTCCAGACGATGTGGAAGGCGGTGCGCGACGGCGCGATCGGCAAGCCGCTGCTGATCTATGCCGAGTTCGACGACAACCCCATCTACCTGATGAAGCCCGAGACCTGGCGCAGCCGCACCGGCGCGCCCTGGCCGTACATCCATGAGTACGAGATGGGCTGCACCTTCGAGCATGTCGGCTATCATCTGGTGTGGATGCTGGCGATGTTCGGCCCGGTGCGTTCGGTTACCGCCTTCTCCAAGGTGGTGGTGCCGCACAAGACCGACCAGCCGATGCACCCGGCAGACACCCCCGATTTTTCGGTCGCCACACTCGATTTCGTCAGCGGCGTCACCGCCCGCGTCACCTGCAGCATCGCGGCCCCGGCGGACCACCGCATGCGCGTGATCGGCGACGAGGGCGAGCTGAGCACCGATACCTATCGGCACTACCAGTCGCCGGTGCTCCTCGAGCGCTTCTCGCAGCTCAGCCTCAACGCCCGCAAGGCGCGCAGCCTGCGGCTCCAGCCGCTGTTCGGTCGTGGCTTTGGCGTCGGCGGTCGCGTGCTGCCCTTCGTGCGCCACTGGAAGTCGTTCGCGACGATGCGCGCCAATGCCGCGGGCAAGACCTCGTTCTTCAAGAAGCTGGTCGCCGGTGCCAAGCGCCGCGAGGTCGGCGCGCAGGACAAGATGCTCGGCGTTGCCGAGACCGCACGTGCGCTGCGGATGGGCGAGCCGTGCCCGATCCCGCCCGATTTCATCCTCCACGTGACCGAGCTGACGCTGGCGATCCAGGGCGCGGGCACGATGGGCGGCGCCGTCGCGCTGACCACCAGCTTCGTGCCCTTCGAGCCGATGGCCTCCACCAAGGCCGATCCGCGCAACTATCGCGACAGCTATTCGCCCGGCTTCCTCGCCAAGCGGATGGACGGGATGATCGAGCGGCTCCACCAGCATTGATGGCGCGCAGGTGCAGGGGTTTGCCGCCCCTGCACCTGTTGACGGCTGGCAGGCGCGTGCGAACCTGCTAGGGCAGGGCCATGGACCAGGCGGACATTCTAATCCTCGGCGGCGGGCTGGTCGGCAGCGCGCTCGCAACGGCGCTCGATGCGCACGGCATCAGTTCGATCGTGATCGATCCGGCGAACCCGGAAACCATCCTCGGCGCGAGTTTCGACGGCCGCGCCTCGGCGATCGCGAGCGCGCCGATGCGGATGTTCGAGGCGATCGGCGTCGGCGGGCGACTGGCGGGGAAGGGGTGCCCGATCGAGGGCATCCGCGTCTCCGACGGGCTGGCGCCGGGCAAGCTCGACTTCGCGCCGGACGCCGATGACGGCGCGCTCGGCCATATGTTCGAGAATCGCGTGCTGCGTACCGCGCTGTTCGAGGCAGCGCAGGCCGCACCGCTGGCGGACGTGCGGATGCAGACCCGCGCCGTCTCGGTGGAGCGCGGCCCGCACGGCGTGGTCGCGACGCTCGATTCGGGCGCGACCGTGCGCGCGCAGCTGCTGATCGCGGCGGAGGGGCGCAACTCGCCCACCCGCGATTCGGCCGGCTTCAAGGTCGCACGCTGGACCTATGACCATGCCGCGATGATCGCGACGCTGAATCACGAGCGGTCCCACGAGAACATCGCCTACGAGATCTTCTACCCGCAGGGCCCGTTCGCGATCCTGCCGCTGCTCGACGACGAAAACGGCCATCGCTCGGCGGTGGTGTGGACGGTCCACGCCCGCGACGCGGCGGCGATGCACAAGATCTCCGACCGCGCCTATCTGGCCGAGGCGGAAAAGAAGATGGGTGGGTTCCTGGGCAAGCTGGGGCCGCTGTCGTCGCGCTCCTCCTATCCGCTCGGCTTCCACCATGCCGCCTGGATCACCGCCGAGCGGCTGGCGCTGGTCGGCGATGCGGCGCATGGCATCCATCCGATCGCGGGGCAGGGCGTCAATGTCGGCTTCCGCGACGTGGCGACGCTGGTCGAGGTGCTGGTCGACGGCAAAAGGCTGGGGCTCGACATGGGCGATCCCGAGCTGCTCGCCCGCTATCAGCGCTGGCGCGGGCTGGACACCTTCATGGTCTCGCTGGCGACCGACGGGCTCACTCGGCTGTTCGGCATCCCCGGCGCGCTGCCCAATGCGGTGCGGCGCTTCGGCCTGTCGGCGGTCGACAAGCTGCCGCCGCTGAAGAACTGGTTCATGGGCGAGGCGCGCGGCGAGAGCGGCGACGTGCCCAAGCTGCTCCAGGGGATTACGGCGTAGCGCCACCCGCCGCGTCGACGATGGCACGGGCGGCGTCGAGATCCTCGTCGTCCACCATCACCCGCACGGGGATCAGCAGATAGCTGCCGTCGGCGATGCTGGCGCCCGCGTCGAACACGAAGCTGGGGATCTCCTCATCCTCCAGTCGACCCG is part of the Sphingomonas sp. genome and harbors:
- a CDS encoding thiamine phosphate synthase; amino-acid sequence: MTDPRLGDALWDALARLPRGSGVIFRHYQLPAAERRALFGRVAKVARRRGLVLLRAGAEPMRGESGTHGQRGRGLTTWPVHSRREAVAAIRAGADALLVSPIFPTRSHPGAPVLGPVRLGLLIRGLPVPVIALGGMDTDKAKRLKPLRIHGWAAIDAWAG
- a CDS encoding HAD family phosphatase encodes the protein MNEQTRLSTTIPVRFAGIIFDFDGVLLESEYAGNKQIADYLTSIGHPTTPEHSMANFMGLAGHDFLAAIEKWIGRPVPEGFHEARAEEDARALSEGLPAVAGALRFLESLPADLPKAIASSSPTHWLDTHLRHLGVRDLFGDKLFSGREHVANGKPAPDLYLHAAAALGVPIAECVILEDSPVGVKGAVASGATVIGLCAGSHCAADHGARLKALGVQHIAQDFDEVARLIG
- a CDS encoding LolA family protein, producing MALSLLAAPLLVAAAPAPELDQVQQHLKAVTSMTADFTQEDRNGRVVAGTMTLKRPGKIRFQYEKGVPQLIVADGSSLYFIDYQVRQVQRWPIGNSPLRVLLDPNRDISGYATVKPTADPRVVSVDVHDNKHPEYGRITLVFQKDAAAPAGLKLQGWVALDAQNNRTTIRLSNQRFNAAVADSSFRWTDPRPQGRTH
- a CDS encoding exodeoxyribonuclease III; this translates as MKIASWNINSVRFRIAIVEQFLREEAPDILCLQETKVIDGDFPEAPFHDLGYTHVIKHGQRMHHGVAIVSKMPLVEDDRLDWQANQEARHVGVRLPNGVRLENVYVPAGGDVPDRGVNPKFGQKLDFVQRMTEWSERLDVPTILTGDFNIAPLESDVWSHKQLLDVVSHTPIEVEALGRLQAAHGWVDLGRKFIPAPQRCFTWWSYRAKDWAASDRGRRLDHMWASPEVAEKATAHKVCEPCRSWLKPSDHVPIVTEFDF
- the ribA gene encoding GTP cyclohydrolase II → MTSARAAAEAVDALRRGWPIAIRGTEGTLKLLAIETGDGARLAAFDPAGTAPVLLSAGRAATLKLANQRDAATPDAPVLVDRVDWLDFDAATALADPQFDLATPLKGPFRAIPVVQPDSAAAALRLARIAGLLPAFFVTEGDAEDAITLADIDAHEDADRLRIVGRARLPVEAAEDAEIVAFRTDEMPGEHIALLIGQPNGETPLVRLHSECLTGDMLGSLKCDCGPQLKAAIAEISKSGWGILLYLRQEGRGIGLINKLRAYALQDQGFDTVDANTRLGFAIDARNFRVAARMLSLLGQSRIRLLTNNPQKVETLRAAGVDVLERVPHVLPANPHNARYLATKRDRTGHEF
- a CDS encoding DUF3576 domain-containing protein, whose protein sequence is MNRLLRFAILGSLAVSASACSHQKKGVNADLAASKVTTIGVNAYLWRATLDTLSFMPLLQTDSNGGVIVTDWYVNPNVPTERMKVTVTVLDQDLRADALRVAALREVNRNGAWVSAPVQAATVQKLEDIILTRARDLRRAAVATN
- a CDS encoding YggS family pyridoxal phosphate-dependent enzyme; this translates as MLQDDASQRLAAVQTAIARAAKIAGRKPADITLIAVSKTHDAATIQPLIDAGQRVFGENRVQEAQGKWPQLREATPGVELHLVGQLQSNKADEAVALFDAIHGVDRPSLVTALAKAMDKADRRPACFLQVNIGDEPQKGGCPVAELPALLAEARAANLPIAGLMCVPPAGLEAAPYFALLAKLARDQGLAGLSMGMSSDYETAVTLGATHIRVGTALFGDRA